TGAAGCGCCCCGCGGGGCACCCGCACCCAAGCCCGTCCGGCGATTGAGGACGGAACCCCCAGCCCGGACCGGGGCACAAGAACACCCCGCCCCCACATACGGCACACTGGGAGTTTGGCCGGTACACGGCCACCCCGCCGCAGAAAGGGCCGAAGCGCGTGACCGGACCCCTCATCGTTCAGAGCGACAAGACGCTGCTCCTCGAAGTCGACCACGAGCAGGCCGACGCCTGCCGCCGTGTGATCGCCCCCTTCGCGGAGCTGGAGCGTGCGCCCGAGCACATCCACACCTACCGGCTGACCCCCCTCGGGCTGTGGAACGCCCGCGCCGCGGGGCACGACGCCGAGCAGGTCGTCGACGCGCTCGTGAAGTACTCGCGTTACCCCGTACCGCACGCGCTGCTCGTCGACATCGCCGAGACGATGGACCGGTACGGCCGCCTCACCCTCTCCAAGCACCCGGTCCACGGGCTGGTGCTGACCTCCACGGACCGGCCGGTCCTGGAGGAGATCCTCCGGTCGAAGAAGGTCCAGCCCCTGGTCGGGGCACGGATCGACCCGGACACCGTGGCCGTGCACCCGTCCGAGCGCGGGCAGGTCAAGCAGACGCTGCTGAAGCTGGGCTGGCCCGCCGAGGACCTCGCCGGGTACGTGGACGGCGAGGCGCACCCCATCGAGCTGGACGAGAACGGCTGGGCGCTGCGGCCCTACCAGCAGCAGGCCGTCGAGGGGTTCTGGCACGGCGGGTCCGGGGTCGTCGTGCTGCCCTGTGGCGCGGGCAAGACGCTGGTCGGGGCCGGCGCGATGGCGCAGGCCAAGGCGACCACGCTGATCCTGGTCACGAACACCGTCTCGGCCCGGCAGTGGAAGCACGAGCTGGTGAAGCGGACCTCGCTGACCGAGGAGGAGATCGGCGAGTACAGCGGTACGCGCAAGGAGATCCGGCCGGTCACCATCGCCACGTACCAGGTGCTGACGACCCGCCGTAAGGGCGTCTACGCGCACCTGGAGCTGTTCGATTCCCGCGACTGGGGGCTGGTGATCTACGACGAGGTGCATCTGCTGCCCGCGCCCGTCTTCAAGTTCACCGCCGATCTCCAGGCCCGGCGCCGGCTCGGCCTCACCGCGACGCTGGTGCGGGAGGACGGGCGTGAGTCGGACGTCTTCTCGCTGATCGGGCCGAAGCGGTTCGACGCCCCGTGGAAGGAGATCGAGGCGCAGGGCTACATCGCGCCCGCCGACTGCGTCGAGGTGCGGGTCAATCTGACGGACTCGGAGCGGCTCGCGTACGCGACCGCCGAGCCCGAGGAGAAGTACCGGTTCTGCGCGACGACCGCGACGAAGCGGAAGGTCACCGAGGCGCTGGTGCGCAAGCACCAGGGCGAGCAGACGCTGGTCATCGGGCAGTACATCGACCAGCTCGACGAGTTGGGCGAGCATCTGGACGCCCCGGTGATCAAGGGCGAGACCAGCAATGCCCAGCGCGAGAAGCTGTTCGGCGCCTTCAGGGAGGGTGAGATCAGCGTGCTGGTCGTGTCGAAGGTGGCGAACTTCTCGATCGACCTGCCGGAGGCCACCGTCGCCATTCAGGTGTCGGGCACCTTCGGCTCGCGCCAGGAGGAGGCCCAGCGGCTGGGCCGGGTGCTGCGGCCGAAGGCCGACGGGCACGAGGCGCGGTTCTACTCGGTGGTCGCGCGCGACACGATCGACCAGGACTTCGCGGCGCACCGCCAGCGCTTCCTGGCCGAGCAGGGCTACGCGTACCGGATCGTGGACGCGGACGAGCTGCTGTCGGACAGCTGACGGGCCGGGGAGGGGCGGGCGTCGTGCTCAGTGGGTGCGGCGGACGCCCGCCTCCTCCGCGTACTCGCCGAGGACGACGACGCCGAACGCGGCCCGTACGAAGACCTTGACGGCGCGCAGTGCTTCTCCGGCGCGGTGGTGGTGGGGGTGACCGGTGGCCGCGGTGGCGCCGTGCGCGGGGCCGGTCCTTCGGGGGTTCAGGGTGACGGTGCTCATGTCTTCCATGGTGCTCCGGACGAGTGCCTCGCGGCGTCGGCCCGCAGGCTGAAGCGCGGGGGCGTGCGTCTACCCCTGTGGTCGCATGCCGTCCCCTACGGGATGGACCCGGGCGATATTCGTTCGCGCCGAACAGGAGCGGTCGATACAATCGCCGGTCTGCCCGCCTCCCGCACCGTGGTACCGGCCGTCCGTAAGGGCCTGCCGGCAGCCGGGGGAGCGCCGCCGACCGGACGGAAACCGGCCGACAGCCAGTGATCGATTCCCGAGCGGACCGCATCGTCCCCCAGCAGTGACCGGGGACGGGGTGCGGTCCGCCGTCCTGCGTTGAATGCCGGAGGCAACACCGTGCCCGCGCACGAACACGAAAGCGACACCACCACCGATCCCCTCGCCCATGAGCGCGCCCATCTCGCCGCCTCGCGCGCCGCTCTGCGCGCCATGCGCGAGGACGCCCAGGCCCTGAACATCCGCGATGTCACGGCGAACTGGGTGAACGCCGCAGTACTGCAGGCCCAGATCGCCGACCGCATCAAGTCGCTCGCCGACCTGTCCCACACCCCGTTGTTCTTCGGGCGGCTGGACTACCTCCATGTCGTCGGTGCGGCGCAGGCCGAGGGCGCGGAGGGCGAGCAGTTCTACATCGGGCGCCGGCACGTCCACGACGCCGACGGCGATCCGATGGTCATCGATTGGCGTGCGCCGGTCTCCCAGCCGTTCTACCGGGCGTCCCGGAAGGACCCGCTGGACGTCGGTCAGCGGCGCCGCTTCGGTTACACGGGCGGTGAGCTGACCGCGTACGAGGACGAGCACCTCACCGACCCGTCCGAGGCGGCGCAGACGAGCAAGCTCCTCCAGGCGGAGATCGAGCGGCCCCGTGTCGGTCCGATGCGTGACATCGTCGCGACGATCCAGCCCGAGCAGGACGAGATCGTCCGCAGCGATCTCGGCGGCACCGTGTGTGTGCAGGGCGGGCCCGGCACCGGGAAGACGGCCGTCGGCCTGCACCGGGTCGCGTATCTGCTGTACGCGCACCGCGAGCGGCTCGCCCGCACCGGGACGCTCGTCATCGGGCCGAACAAGTCGTTCCTGCACTACATCGAGCAGGTGCTGCCGGCCCTCGGTGAGCTGGAGGTGAAGCAGGCGACGGTCGAGGACCTGGTGACGGCGCAGGTGGAGGTCCGGGGCGCGGACGAGGCGCGGGCCGCAGTCGTGAAGGGCGATGCCCGGATGGCGGAGGTGCTGCGGAGGGCGATCCGTTCGCATGTGACGATGCCGGCCGAGCCGGTGATGGTGGTGCGCGGTTCGCGGCGCTGGCGGGTGCCTGCGTACGAGATCGAGGAGATGGTCAAGGAGCTGCTGGCCCGCGACATGCGGTACGGGGCCGCGCACGAGGCCCTTCCGCTCCGCATCGCGCACGCCGTGCTGGTGCGGATGGAGGAGGCGGGCGAGGCTCCCGACGACCGGGTGCAGAACGCGGTGGCGCGTACCCCGGCGGTGAAGGCGGCCGTGAAGGCGATCTGGCCCGCGGTCGAACCGTCGAAGCTGGTGCTGCGGCTGCTGTCGGACCCGGAGTTCCTGGCCGAGCACGCGGACGGGCTGCTGAGCGAGGACGAGCAGAAGGCGATCGTCTGGACGAAGCCCGTTCGCAGTGTGAAGTCCGCGAAGTGGTCGGCGGCGGACGCGGTGCTGATCGACGAGGCGAACGATCTGGTGGCGCGTACGCACTCGCTCGGTCATGTCGTCATCGACGAGGCCCAGGACCTGTCCCCCATGCAGTACCGGGCGGTGGGCCGGCGCTGCTCGACAGGTTCGGCGACGGTGCTCGGTGACCTGGCGCAGGGCACGACGCCGTGGTCGACGCAGAGCTGGGATCAGGCGCTGCACCATCTGGGGAAGTCGGACGCTGTGGTGGAGGAGCTGACGGCGGGCTTCCGTGTGCCGCGCGAGGTGATCGCCTACGCCTCCCGGCTGCTGCCGGTGATCTCGCCCGGGCTCGCGGCGGTGGAGTCGGTGCGTGAGTCGCCCGGTTCGCTGTCGGTGAGGGAAGTGACGGGTGCGGACGCGCTGGACGCGGCTGTGGTCGCGGCGTGTGCGGAGTCCCTGGAGCAGGAGGGTTCGACCGGCCTGATCGCCGCCGACGCGCGCATTCCGGCGCTGGCCGAGGCGCTGACCGCGGCGGGCCACAGCTACCTCTCCCCCGGCCAGGAGACGACCGCCGAGTCCCGGCTGACGCTGGTCCCGGCGTCGCTGGCGAAGGGCCTGGAGTACGACTACGTGGTGCTGGACGAACCGGCCGCGGTGGTCGACGGCGAGCCCGACGAGCGGACGGGGCTTCGCCGGCTGTACGTCGCGCTGACCCGCGCCGTGTCGGGGCTGATCGTCCTTCACGCGGCGCCGCTGCCGGAGGAGCTGGGCTGACGTGCACGGGGTGGGGGCGGCGGGCCGCCCCCACCCCGTGTCCGGTCAGCCGGCCGTGCAGGCCCTCCCGTTCAGCTTGACCGTGCCCGGGTCGGCGGCGGCGCCCGAGACGCTGCTGTTGAACCCGAAGTCGATCGCCGCCCCCGGTGCGAGGGTGCGGTTCCAGGACAGCGGTGCGGCGGTCACCGTCCGCCCGTACTGGGTGAGTTCGGCGCTCCAGGTGTGGCTGAGCTTCTGGTCGCCCGGCAGCAGCCAGGTCAGGGACCAGGGGGTGAGCGCCTCGGTTCCGGTGTTCTTCACCGTGACCGTGGTGGTCGAGCCGGTGCTCCACGGGTGCGAGGAGTAGGTGACGGTGCAGGCGCGGGCCGGGCCCGCGCCGTCAGCGGCGTCGTCCAGGTAGGAGGCGATGAAGGCCAGCGGTGCGTTCCAGTTGATGGCGACCTCGTTGGTGGCGTACGAGCCGTTGTCGTCGAGGTAGCACATCGCCGCCGCACAGCCGGTGAGCTTGGCCGCTGCCTCCGGGTCACCGGAGGTGGGGGCGGTGAGGTTCGGTCCGCCCGCCAGGGAGCCGGCGGGCGGGTGGGGCAGGGACGGGTCGCTCTGGTGCGCCCAGACCCGGTGGTGCTGGTTCTCGGAGCTGCGCTCGCCGTACCCGGTGACGTACGACTGGTTCAGCGGGTTGCGTCCGAAGAGGTAGTCGGCGCCGCGCAGTACGGCGTTCCGGTACCCGGCCTTCCCGGTGAGGTCGGCGGCGGTGGCCAGCACGATCATGTTGTTGAGCACCTGGCTGTTGGATCCCCAGGCGTAGTTCTGGCCGGTGGGTGCGTACGGGACGCCGTACAGCTGGTTCTCGGTCTGGGCGGCGTAGCGGTCGGCGGCCGTGGTCACCACGGTGCGGACCTGTGCGAGCTGGTCGGCGGTGAGGTCGTTGGGGACGGTGGCGAGGGTCAGGACGCCGAGACCGGCGGTTCCGCCCCACCACATGCCGCCGTCGGCCGGGAAGACCTTGTCCGTGTCACCGTGCAGCGGCGATGCGAGGAGCGCCTGACGGTAGGCGTCGGCGCCGGTGGTGGTGAAGAGTTCGGCGGCGGCCCAGTAGAACTCGTCGGAGACGTCGTTGTCGCTGTAGGTGCCGCCACCCGTCCCGTCGTTGGGGTCGGCGAGCACGTCCGGGTGGGCCTTCGCCGCGGTCCACGCCGTCTCGGCGGCCGTACGGCACCGGTCGGCGAAGTCCGCGTCGTACGGAGCGAAGAGCCGGGCGCACTGGGCTGCCGTGGCGGCCAGGTTGAGGGTCGCGGCGGTCGACGGCGGGTGCAGCTCTCGCTGCTGCGGGTCGAGATGGGGAAGCAGCGGCAGGCCGGTCCACTGGGCGTCGTGCATCTTGTGGTGGACCATTCCGGCGAGCGGCTGCCCGGCCGGGACCTGCATGCGCATCATGAAGTCGAGCTCCCAGCGCGCCTCGTCGAGGATGTCCGGCACGTCGTTGCCGTGCTCGGGCACCCGCAGCGCACCGTCGCCGAGTTCGGCGGACTCGGCACCGTCGGCCGTGAGGGTCCGCTCGTAGGTGTCCATCAGCTCGGCGACGGCGATGCCACCGTTGACGACGTACTTGCCGTGGTCACCGGCGTCGTACCAGCCGCCCCGCACGTCGAGCCGGTAGTCGCAGACGCCCGGCTGGCAGGGCACGTCCGTGTCGCCCTTGTTGGGGGCGACGTCGAGGTGTCCGGCCGGGCGGGCGTACTGCTCGCCGACCAGGTCCGCGTCGATCTCGATGCCGCTGCGGTTCTGGTAGAAGTACGCGAGCGAGTCGCTGCGCAGGGTGTCGTACAGGTCGGACCCGATCGAGAACGGCTCGCTGACCTGCCCGTCCGCCTCGACGGTGTAGCCGTCGCCTGCCGTCGTGACGTCGCTGAAGTCGAAGGTGTGGACGTTCTGGCGGGAGGTCGGGTCGATGCCGCCCGGGGCGGTGGTGCCGGTGGCGGCGGCCGATCCGTCGGCTGCCCTGAGCGTCCAGGGCAGGGGCTCGGTCGCGTCGGTGACCAGGGTGCCGTTCTTGGGGCCCTGCGGGAGGTATCCGACCTGGTTGACGCGGACGCGCGAGCCGGTGTCGGGCACGTACACGGGCGGTTCGGCGCCGCCGCGCAGGGACACGTCGTCGAGACAGAAGGTGGCTGCCTCGTCGCTGCCGCCTATCTGGAAGGCGAGCTGGGCGGCGTCGCGGTCCGCGGTCGCGGTGAAGACGTGCGTGACGGGGACTGCCTCCGTGCCGATCTGGTCGGTCGCGGAGAGGTCCGTGGTCCACGGGTCGACGGCCAGCTGCACATTGGTGTGGATGGACAGCGGGGTGGTGGAGCTGGCGGTGTAGGTGAGGCTGTACGTCTCCCCCGCGACGAGCGGGATGTCGTTCTGACCGACGATCACGTCCCAGGGGTTGGCCGTTCCCGCCGGTACGTCGGTGCAGAGCCTGCCGTCCGTGACGGCGGCGGCGGTGTTGGCGGTCCACCACCAGGGCGCGGTGCCGGCGGCGAAGTCACCGTTGGTGATCTGCTCCGGGGCCGGGTCGGCGTCCTCGGCGGCGGCACCGGGCGCGGTGAGGACACCGCCGAACAGTGCGGTGAGAGCTAATGTCCCGAGCACACGGCGCCCGCGCCGGGCGCGGGCGCGACCGGTGGGGGACGGGGGCGGAGAGGCGTTCACCGGGGGCCTTTCGGTAGGGGCGAATACGGTCCGAGGCATGACGGAGAAGCGGTGGGAGCGCTCCCACGACAATGGGAAAAGCCGGGGAGGCACCGTGGGAGCGTTCCCATACCGTCGTCGCCATTGTGGAGCCGGGGGCGTTTGTTGCGCCAGGGTCGTGACAGCACGAGCCCTGCGGACGGTTCGGCCGGACGCCCTCGCACAGCGGGCGGGGCGGGCTGCCGTGTCCGGCAGCCCGCCCCGCCCGTTTCGCCGCGCGCGACCGCGCGACCGCGTTACGCGTCGAGAATCGTCCGCCACTCCCGTACCGCCGCCGCGTCCACCGGCCTCGACCAGCCGCCCGGCCGGGCGGCGCCGCCGATGTGGACGGCGTCGATGCCCGCGTCCAGCAGCTCCGGCAGGTGGTCGAGGCGCAGGCCGCCGCCGACGAGGATCTGCGGCTCGTACCCCGGCTCACCCTTGCGCGCCGCCTCGACGAGCAGGGTCGGAATGCCCTCGTCCACCCCGGCGGGCGAACCCGCGGTGAGGTACGTGTCCAGGCCCGGCAGATCCGCGAGCGCCTTGCGCAGCGCGTCCCGGTCGGCAGCGCGGTCGATCGCGCGGTGGAACGTCCAGTGACAGCCCTCCAGCTCGGCGACGATCCGCTCGACCGCGACGAGGTCGGGGTGGCCGTCCTCGTCCAGGAAGCCGAGCACGAACTCGTCCGCGCCCTCCTCCCGCAGCTCACGCGCCTTGCGTACGAGTACGCCGACGTCGCCGGCCGCGAAACCGTCCGCCACCCTGAGCATCACCCGCAGCGGAATGTCCACCGCGGCGCGGATCGCCGCGAACGTCGCGCAGGACGGGGTGAGGCCGTCCGCCGCCATGTCGGTGACCAGCTCAAGCCGGTCCGCACCACCCGCCTGGGCAGCGACCGCGTCCTCCGCGTCGAGAGCGATCACCTCCAGGACTGCACGGTTGCTCATGGGAACCCAATCCTCCAGGAAGCAGCTATAGGTCTAGTCCAATGCCAGCCTACGGGGCGGTAGGCCGAGGGCGCAGCCTCACCGCGAACGTGAAGATACGCGAGGTCGGACACGTGACAGGCGACCGGAGGCGCGCGGTCCGCGCTCCCGCAGCGGATCACCCTTGCGTTCTCATAGGGGTAGGGGGTATACCTGAGGCAGCAATACATACCCCCCAGGGGTATGATGACCCTCACAAGAGGAGGCCCCGTGTCCGCGCAGACCGCAGCCACCACCGGTACCACTGCCCTCAGCGGCCCCACCGGTACCGGCGTCGCCGCAGAGGTCGAGCTCGCGATCGGCGGCATGACCTGTGCCTCGTGCGCGGCCCGGATCGAGAAGAAGCTCAACCGGATGGACGGGGTCGAGGCCACCGTCAACTACGCCACCGAGAAGGCCAAGGTCAGCTACCGGGGCGAGGACGTCTCCGTACAGGACCTGATCGCCACGGTCGAGAAGACCGGCTACACCGCACAGGAGCCCGCCCCGCCGGTACGCGGCGGCGACGCCCCCGCCGGGCAGGCGGAGGCGGACGAGCTCCGCCCGTTGCGGCAGCGGCTGATCACTGCGGTCCTGCTCGCGGTGCCGGTCATCGCGATGTCGATGGTCCCGGCCCTCCAGTTCGACAACTGGCAGTGGCTCGCCCTCACCCTCACCGCCCCCGTCGTCACGTACGCCGCCTGGCCCTTCCACCGGGCCGCGTGGACCAACGCCCGGCACGGCGCGGCCACCATGGACACGCTGATCTCGGTCGGCACCTCGGCCGCGTTCCTGTGGTCGCTGTGGGCCCTGTTCTTCGGCACCGCCGGGATGACCGGCATGACGCACCCCTTCGAGCTGACCATCGGGCGCAGCGACGGCTCCGGGAACATCTACCTGGAGGCGGCCGCCGGCGTCACCGCGTTCATCCTGGCCGGGCGCTACTTCGAGGCCAGGTCCAAGCGGAAGGCGGGCGCCGCGCTGAAGGCGCTGCTGGAGCTCGGCGCGAAGGAGGTCACCGTTCTGCGTGACGGCCGCGAGGTCACCGTGGGCACGGAGGATCTCCAGGTCGGCGACCGGTTCCTGGTCCGCCCCGGCGAGAAGATCGCCACGGACGGCACCGTGGTGGAGGGCAGTTCGGCGGTGGACGCGTCGATGCTCACCGGTGAGTCGGTCCCGGTCGAGGTCTCGGCCGGCGACTCCGTGACCGGCGCGACGCTGAACGCGGGCGGCCGGCTCGTCGTCGAGGCGACCCGGATCGGCGCCGACACCCAGCTGGCCCGGATGGCGA
This genomic interval from Streptomyces sp. NBC_00464 contains the following:
- a CDS encoding DNA repair helicase XPB encodes the protein MTGPLIVQSDKTLLLEVDHEQADACRRVIAPFAELERAPEHIHTYRLTPLGLWNARAAGHDAEQVVDALVKYSRYPVPHALLVDIAETMDRYGRLTLSKHPVHGLVLTSTDRPVLEEILRSKKVQPLVGARIDPDTVAVHPSERGQVKQTLLKLGWPAEDLAGYVDGEAHPIELDENGWALRPYQQQAVEGFWHGGSGVVVLPCGAGKTLVGAGAMAQAKATTLILVTNTVSARQWKHELVKRTSLTEEEIGEYSGTRKEIRPVTIATYQVLTTRRKGVYAHLELFDSRDWGLVIYDEVHLLPAPVFKFTADLQARRRLGLTATLVREDGRESDVFSLIGPKRFDAPWKEIEAQGYIAPADCVEVRVNLTDSERLAYATAEPEEKYRFCATTATKRKVTEALVRKHQGEQTLVIGQYIDQLDELGEHLDAPVIKGETSNAQREKLFGAFREGEISVLVVSKVANFSIDLPEATVAIQVSGTFGSRQEEAQRLGRVLRPKADGHEARFYSVVARDTIDQDFAAHRQRFLAEQGYAYRIVDADELLSDS
- a CDS encoding HelD family protein, coding for MPAHEHESDTTTDPLAHERAHLAASRAALRAMREDAQALNIRDVTANWVNAAVLQAQIADRIKSLADLSHTPLFFGRLDYLHVVGAAQAEGAEGEQFYIGRRHVHDADGDPMVIDWRAPVSQPFYRASRKDPLDVGQRRRFGYTGGELTAYEDEHLTDPSEAAQTSKLLQAEIERPRVGPMRDIVATIQPEQDEIVRSDLGGTVCVQGGPGTGKTAVGLHRVAYLLYAHRERLARTGTLVIGPNKSFLHYIEQVLPALGELEVKQATVEDLVTAQVEVRGADEARAAVVKGDARMAEVLRRAIRSHVTMPAEPVMVVRGSRRWRVPAYEIEEMVKELLARDMRYGAAHEALPLRIAHAVLVRMEEAGEAPDDRVQNAVARTPAVKAAVKAIWPAVEPSKLVLRLLSDPEFLAEHADGLLSEDEQKAIVWTKPVRSVKSAKWSAADAVLIDEANDLVARTHSLGHVVIDEAQDLSPMQYRAVGRRCSTGSATVLGDLAQGTTPWSTQSWDQALHHLGKSDAVVEELTAGFRVPREVIAYASRLLPVISPGLAAVESVRESPGSLSVREVTGADALDAAVVAACAESLEQEGSTGLIAADARIPALAEALTAAGHSYLSPGQETTAESRLTLVPASLAKGLEYDYVVLDEPAAVVDGEPDERTGLRRLYVALTRAVSGLIVLHAAPLPEELG
- a CDS encoding glycoside hydrolase family 9 protein, encoding MNASPPPSPTGRARARRGRRVLGTLALTALFGGVLTAPGAAAEDADPAPEQITNGDFAAGTAPWWWTANTAAAVTDGRLCTDVPAGTANPWDVIVGQNDIPLVAGETYSLTYTASSTTPLSIHTNVQLAVDPWTTDLSATDQIGTEAVPVTHVFTATADRDAAQLAFQIGGSDEAATFCLDDVSLRGGAEPPVYVPDTGSRVRVNQVGYLPQGPKNGTLVTDATEPLPWTLRAADGSAAATGTTAPGGIDPTSRQNVHTFDFSDVTTAGDGYTVEADGQVSEPFSIGSDLYDTLRSDSLAYFYQNRSGIEIDADLVGEQYARPAGHLDVAPNKGDTDVPCQPGVCDYRLDVRGGWYDAGDHGKYVVNGGIAVAELMDTYERTLTADGAESAELGDGALRVPEHGNDVPDILDEARWELDFMMRMQVPAGQPLAGMVHHKMHDAQWTGLPLLPHLDPQQRELHPPSTAATLNLAATAAQCARLFAPYDADFADRCRTAAETAWTAAKAHPDVLADPNDGTGGGTYSDNDVSDEFYWAAAELFTTTGADAYRQALLASPLHGDTDKVFPADGGMWWGGTAGLGVLTLATVPNDLTADQLAQVRTVVTTAADRYAAQTENQLYGVPYAPTGQNYAWGSNSQVLNNMIVLATAADLTGKAGYRNAVLRGADYLFGRNPLNQSYVTGYGERSSENQHHRVWAHQSDPSLPHPPAGSLAGGPNLTAPTSGDPEAAAKLTGCAAAMCYLDDNGSYATNEVAINWNAPLAFIASYLDDAADGAGPARACTVTYSSHPWSTGSTTTVTVKNTGTEALTPWSLTWLLPGDQKLSHTWSAELTQYGRTVTAAPLSWNRTLAPGAAIDFGFNSSVSGAAADPGTVKLNGRACTAG
- a CDS encoding copper homeostasis protein CutC translates to MSNRAVLEVIALDAEDAVAAQAGGADRLELVTDMAADGLTPSCATFAAIRAAVDIPLRVMLRVADGFAAGDVGVLVRKARELREEGADEFVLGFLDEDGHPDLVAVERIVAELEGCHWTFHRAIDRAADRDALRKALADLPGLDTYLTAGSPAGVDEGIPTLLVEAARKGEPGYEPQILVGGGLRLDHLPELLDAGIDAVHIGGAARPGGWSRPVDAAAVREWRTILDA